From Anolis carolinensis isolate JA03-04 unplaced genomic scaffold, rAnoCar3.1.pri scaffold_8, whole genome shotgun sequence, a single genomic window includes:
- the sftpc gene encoding pulmonary surfactant-associated protein C, with protein MEAYHKMEGGKEMLERPPVYTASPRLPGLPCKKPLIIVVVVVVIVLVVLGFLLMGLHITEKHTETVLQMTIQGLDGKGSPQHLSMSRKERLATFHVHGAANTSATVVYDFGNLVIGYRSWPEGKSCYLTRMDKENIQSLDEVVKVFQHTQPKPFLPTFKRGKEKETESDPQALADRSTLGTTINILCSSVPIYWA; from the exons ATGGAGGCCTACCACAAGATGGAAGGTGGCAAAGAGATGCTCGAAAGACCACCG GTCTACACCGCCTCTCCTCGGCTGCCTGGACTGCCCTGCAAGAAGCCCCTGATCATTGTGGTTGTGGTGGTTGTGATTGTCCTGGTTGTGTTGGGCTTCCTGCTGATGGGGCTGCACATCACGGAGAAGCATACGGAGACG GTCCTGCAAATGACCATCCAAGGTCTGGATGGCAAAGGGTCTCCGCAGCATCTCTCCATGAGCCGGAAGGAGAGGCTGGCCACCTTCCACGTCCATGGAGCGGCCAACACTTCTGCCACCGTGGTCTACGACTTCGGCAAT CTTGTGATCGGCTACCGATCTTGGCCGGAAGGAAAATCCTGTTATCTCACCCGAATGGATAAGGAGAACATCCAAAGCCTGGATGAGGTGGTCAAGGTGTTCCAGCACACCCAG CCCAAGCCTTTCCTGCCAACCTTCAAAAGGGGCAAAGAAAAGGAGACAGAAAGTGACCCACAGGCCCTTGCTGACCGCTCCACGCTGGGCACCACCATCAACATCCTTTGCAGCAGCGTGCCCATCTACTGGGCATAG